A stretch of Monomorium pharaonis isolate MP-MQ-018 chromosome 7, ASM1337386v2, whole genome shotgun sequence DNA encodes these proteins:
- the LOC105828867 gene encoding uncharacterized protein LOC105828867 encodes MKYSPQQQQQQQKQRKSESSDAASMDATLSRTSASGTQEQRKASSTSSSTRAPVCRSPSTGMFAWMRVFRLASMLHQVGC; translated from the coding sequence ATGAAGTATTCgccgcagcagcagcagcagcaacagaaGCAGCGAAAGTCTGAGAGTAGCGACGCCGCATCCATGGACGCTACTCTTAGCCGTACGTCGGCGTCTGGCACACAGGAGCAACGCAAGGCCtcgtcgacgtcgtcgtcgacgcGGGCACCCGTTTGCCGTTCACCATCCACCGGCATGTTCGCCTGGATGCGCGTATTCCGACTTGCATCGATGTTGCACCAGGTCGGCTGCTAA
- the LOC105837050 gene encoding uncharacterized protein LOC105837050: MRRPLTRHLSEGGGGGTVDGGGGDRRQRSIAKGGNDERPGGYTWASRDYSHHLSFGDLFKATPTSLADCRGRADPRAVTIYRLLRVVLNNWSDASRHLYHQLDRNRILVSKGYVTDYSLL; encoded by the exons ATGCGGCGACCTTTGACCCGTCATCTTTCCGAGGGTGGCGGTGGTGGTACAGTCGATGGCGGTGGCGGCGATAGACGACAACGTTCAATTGCGAAGGGGGGCAACGACGAGCGCCCCGGAGGATACACCTGGGCCTCCCGCGATTACAGCCATCACCTGTCGTTCGGCGACCTCTTCAAGGCAACCCCCACGTCCCTGGCCGACTGCCGCGGCCGCGCAGATCCCCGGGCCGTCACGATCTACAG aCTTCTCCGAGTTGTTTTGAACAATTGGTCAGACGCCTCGAGGCATTTGTATCATCAACTTGACCGCAACCGAATTCTGGTCAGTAAAGGATATGTCACAGATTACTCGTTGTTGTAA